The genome window GCAACTCCGTCGCTTCAAGGGAGAGGTCGAGATGGATTTCCTGCGCAATCAGCCGCTCCTTCAACTGGATGAGCAGGATTCCGACGATTGCCCGCATGTTCTCGCGCGTGAGCGCCTGGAACACGATCACGTCGTCGATCCGGTTGAGGAATTCCGGATTGAAGGCGCGCTTGAGTTCGTCCTGAACCGTGCTCTTGATGGCCGCAAACTGCTGGGTACCGGTTTCCGCCGACTTGAACCCGAGGTGCTTGCCGCCCGAGACGATCTGACGGCCACCCAGGTTCGACGTCATGATGATGACGGTGTTCTTGAAGTCGACCCTGCGGCGGGAGCTGTCCGTGAGGACGCCGTCGTCGAGCACCTGGAGCAGGACATTGAACACATCCGGGTGTGCTTTTTCAATCTCGTCGAGCAGCACCACCGAATACGGCTTGCGGCGCACCTTCTCCGTGAGCTGCCCGCCCTCCTCGTACCCCACATACCCGGGCGGTGCTCCCACCAGCCGCGAGACCGAGAATTTCTCCATGTATTCGGACATGTCGACGCGGATCAGGGCGTCTTCGTCGTCGAACACGAACGCCGCCAGCGCACGCGCCAGCTCGGTCTTTCCGACCCCGGTCGGCCCGAGGAAAATGAACGAACCGATCGGGCGTCGCGGATCGCGCAGCCCGACTCGATTGCGGCGCACCGCTCGCGAGACCGCGCCGACCGCTTCGTCCTGCCCGACCACCCGCTTGCGCAGTTCATCTTCCATGCGCAGCAGTTTCTGGGTCTCCTCCTCGGCGAGCTTCACGACCGGGATGCCGGTCATCACCGAGACCACCGCCGCGATCATCTCCTCGTCGACCTGCACTTCCTTGTCGCGCTTCGACTCGGCCCACGACTTCTTGAGCTCGTTGCGGCGGGCGCGGTAGTCCTTCTCCTTGTCGCGCAGTCGCGCGGCCTTTTCGTACTCCTGACCGCGAATCGCCGCTTCCTTCTCCTTGATGACCTCCTCGAGCTTCTTCTCGAGTTCGTGGATCTCGCCCGGCACGGTGCTGACCGAGAGGCGCGCGCGTGCGCACGCTTCGTCGATGACGTCGATCGCTTTGTCCGGGAAGAAACGGTCGTTCATGTACCGGTCGGCGAGCTTGACGGCCTGCACCAGCGCGTCGTCGGTGATCTTGACGCCGTGATGGGCCTCGTACTTGTCGCGCAGTCCGGTCAGGATCTGAATGGTGTCCGCAACACTCGGCTGATCCACCATGACGGGCTGGAAGCGCCGCTCCAGTGCGCCGTCTTTCTCGATGTACTTGCGATACTCGTCGAGCGTGGTCGCGCCGATGCACTGCAGCTCGCCGCGCGCCAGCGCCGGCTTCAGCATGTTCGAGGCGTCGATCGCGCCCTCGGCTCCGCCCGCTCCGACGATGGTGTGCAGCTCGTCGATGAAGATCACGGTGTCCTTGGACTCCCGGATCTCGTTCATGACGGTCTTCAGCCGTTCCTCGAACTGCCCGCGATACTTGGTACCCGCGACCACTGCGGCGAGGTCGAGCGTCACGATGCGCTTGGAACGCAGGCTCTCGGGCACCTGGCCCGAGATGATGCGCTGGGCGAGGCCTTCGGCGATCGCGGTCTTGCCGACCCCCGGCTCGCCGATCAGGACCGGATTGTTCTTCTTGCGGCGCGACAGCACCTGGATGACGCGCTCGATCTCCTTCTCGCGTCCGATCACCGGATCGAGTTTGCCGTCGCGCGCGAGCTGGGTGAGGTCGCGCCCGAACTGATTGAGCGCCGGCGTTTCGGGGCGCTCCTCGCGCTCGCCGCTTCCGGACGACGACGGAGTGCCGCCGAGCAGCTTGAGCGTCTCCTCCCGGACCCGCTTGCGATCCACGCCGAGTTCGAGCAGCACCTTCGCCGCCACGCCCTCGCCCTCGCGAATCAGGCCGAGCAGGAGATGCTCGGTGCCCACGTAGTTGTGTCCGAGCGAGCGCGCCTCCTCGACCGCCAGTTCGAGCACGCGCTTGGCGCGCGGCGTGAACGGAATCTCGCCGATCGTCATGGTGCCGCCCGAGGCACTCACCATGTTCTCGACTTCCTGACGGATGCGGTCGAGGTCGAGCCCGAGGTTCGCAAGCACCGTCGCCGCGATGCCCTCGCCCTCGCGAATCACGCCGAGCAGCAGGTGTTCGGTGCCGATGTAATCGTGCTGGAGACGCGCGGCTTCCTCACGGGCGAGATAGATGACCTTGCGTACGCGTTCCGTGAACTTGTCGTGCATGGTTTCCTCGGCGACGAGAGATCGAGTCTCCGACTCCCCGGTCGCAGCTCCTCCCTGAGGTCAGCCTTCTCCACCCGTCGCACGTTCGCTGGCGGCGAGCCGCTCGCGAACGTACCGGGCACGGACGACGTTGCGCTCGTCCGCCCCGAGCTCTCCACCGGCGCGCTGCTGCAGGTGGGCGGGCTGAGTATGAACGAGCATTTCATTCAGCACTGCGATCGGCGGCAACCCCTCGATGCCGAGTGACACTCCGAGGCGAACCGCCGAGCACAGATTGATGACTTCCTCCGACGACGCGCTGCGACAATGCCGCAACAACCCGTAAGCGCGCCACACCTTGTCCTCGATCTGGACGCGCGCATCGCGCACCAGTCGCTCGCGCGCGCGTTCCTCGGCCTCGAGAACCTGGCGCGACACCCGCTCCAGACTCTCGATCGAGTCCTGTTCGGTGCGGCCGAGCGTGGTCTGGTTCGAGATCTGGAACAGGTTTCCCATCGGCGCGCTGTGCTCACCATAGAGACCGCGCACGTTCAATCCGACCTGCGTGATGCCGGTGATGACCTTTTGGATTTCCTTGAGCAGCACCAGTGCCGGCAGGTGGATCAGCACCGAGGCTCGCATGCCGGTCCCGGTGTTCGTCGGGCAGGCGGTCAGGTAACCGATCTCCTCCGAGAACGCGAACTCGAGCGAATCGTCGAGGTCATCGTCGGCGCGCTCGACCGCGGCGTAGGCGTCGTGGAGCTGGAATCCGGAGGCCAGCGACTGGAGCCGCACGTGGTCTTCTTCGTTGATCATGATCGACAGGCGCTCCTCGCGGCCGATCAGCAGGCCACGCGGTCGCGCGTCACGTCCCATTTCGTGGCTCACCAGGTGCCGCTCGACCAGGACCTGCCG of Candidatus Eisenbacteria bacterium contains these proteins:
- a CDS encoding ATP-dependent Clp protease ATP-binding subunit, producing MHDKFTERVRKVIYLAREEAARLQHDYIGTEHLLLGVIREGEGIAATVLANLGLDLDRIRQEVENMVSASGGTMTIGEIPFTPRAKRVLELAVEEARSLGHNYVGTEHLLLGLIREGEGVAAKVLLELGVDRKRVREETLKLLGGTPSSSGSGEREERPETPALNQFGRDLTQLARDGKLDPVIGREKEIERVIQVLSRRKKNNPVLIGEPGVGKTAIAEGLAQRIISGQVPESLRSKRIVTLDLAAVVAGTKYRGQFEERLKTVMNEIRESKDTVIFIDELHTIVGAGGAEGAIDASNMLKPALARGELQCIGATTLDEYRKYIEKDGALERRFQPVMVDQPSVADTIQILTGLRDKYEAHHGVKITDDALVQAVKLADRYMNDRFFPDKAIDVIDEACARARLSVSTVPGEIHELEKKLEEVIKEKEAAIRGQEYEKAARLRDKEKDYRARRNELKKSWAESKRDKEVQVDEEMIAAVVSVMTGIPVVKLAEEETQKLLRMEDELRKRVVGQDEAVGAVSRAVRRNRVGLRDPRRPIGSFIFLGPTGVGKTELARALAAFVFDDEDALIRVDMSEYMEKFSVSRLVGAPPGYVGYEEGGQLTEKVRRKPYSVVLLDEIEKAHPDVFNVLLQVLDDGVLTDSSRRRVDFKNTVIIMTSNLGGRQIVSGGKHLGFKSAETGTQQFAAIKSTVQDELKRAFNPEFLNRIDDVIVFQALTRENMRAIVGILLIQLKERLIAQEIHLDLSLEATELLIDKGFDLSLGARPLRRAIQRHLEDPLSEFMLRGQLPAGAMVRVERKGDELDFHPAPHPVPVVPAA
- a CDS encoding protein arginine kinase; this encodes AMNDAAGFDHRAAGPSPWLDGSGPFGDRVVSTRVRLARNLANVPFTHRARDEQLQGVLGSVVRAAEQAGALAGGRLLRMDTLSEIERQVLVERHLVSHEMGRDARPRGLLIGREERLSIMINEEDHVRLQSLASGFQLHDAYAAVERADDDLDDSLEFAFSEEIGYLTACPTNTGTGMRASVLIHLPALVLLKEIQKVITGITQVGLNVRGLYGEHSAPMGNLFQISNQTTLGRTEQDSIESLERVSRQVLEAEERARERLVRDARVQIEDKVWRAYGLLRHCRSASSEEVINLCSAVRLGVSLGIEGLPPIAVLNEMLVHTQPAHLQQRAGGELGADERNVVRARYVRERLAASERATGGEG